Proteins encoded in a region of the Neodiprion virginianus isolate iyNeoVirg1 chromosome 2, iyNeoVirg1.1, whole genome shotgun sequence genome:
- the LOC124298446 gene encoding uncharacterized protein LOC124298446 isoform X4 translates to MARAGTQRWRNPTSEGDDVQRSIELLDKVLSEYDENEAEGDGGAGSGGGNCGSSTEPSIGLTPDDESPSLGHQSEDDGYMSMNGRKAKMALVALRPVPDCPEPQDNGESFVSEFPPPPEEAERLISTLLPMVSPSNSAKRNSQSSSRKNGRQQWMAAMEDHKRHGHVATTQTTLPKTRHQRPYGWENGIAEPFRLAEPPSPPSKFASLPYDGKVSFNWIPPRTNPGAIEKHREVRRRSSEEVLNQQLTNNRHNIHHGSQDKDRASMLRKQRQNEIVKSSSVEDRLLMNRNRSESEARRRNNSDSSEGRFSRNSESERSSIPRSSSVSVERFSVRANCDSSDFSRANSTSNERFHSDFSIAVASVSSNDHASVPTSDPFSIRNLDFSFSLPRAESAGDERFSGRTSDRCSDQERYSDMFSTRNSDFSTRNSTDFRTQSEEEHFSDDSLEELLPPPPPIGKRHSIAWEVSLEDDPLYAPGSTKVVGRRRRKSSDVSSVGSASKMRDFDDWPDPPLSATEDDLVSPYSDSSTNDLDQIRPQDLTKNGTYVIRRGRKKERKLLPKTPTKTKSLSFDNCEEARLPDAKRYSSTFDNIKSLLKEGRLEGLDEPPPDFTPPLPPELVRVVSLPVINNESGSRAQLEMTVEEEETSSDISDKDKSEIKKKSLGVGNFGGEIRPVLVTLDALETDQRCNGPASAISMSKSMDAKIPVNLLIEDQIVKKALNENRRQLEKVSDAIKEIENVRNSESYEKRRRNAAASSDTKSNSKRNSYESSNDDKKVIDNPFDNRPRKQNSSDSETSKTSSSEAAEFDRRKTNGSDVYSAGRRIRQNGNDQKQIENVIDAILEDSKNPEFQVSVEVLEFPPLPPSPVEEADEESSDVGVGVGVSVTTKSSKTLGNGSSSNSSNNNINKAKSHGTKTVDYRPRVPPHRAAIDAKDGHVSSLNTRSMDAGFSRGRRTAAGSGSRREVPVERRTLPTDLPGPSRRRPFAKWHSPSAEPSCPSPSAGTTVSGMQTSCSLPETPVFARGSDIPRTPQHAGNPGQQTRRQPGWYAPTTATTGYRRNNVGLEQAIIGTELLRLAGGPNRGWYPTRKGNQPRPASIEHLERLNNLYDARLPGGGEQQRKPLTLPTNITPNKYFGQRGNSKDNKVAKDISPSGHYPGGESSDAPKKKGFFKSFWKRSRHYSLENQ, encoded by the exons AGGTGACGATGTTCAACGGTCGATTGAACTGCTGGACAAGGTACTCTCAGAGTACGACGAGAACGAGGCCGAGGGCGACGGAGGCGCCGGGAGCGGTGGAGGAAATTGTGGAAGCAGCACAGAACCGAGTATCGGCCTCACACCAGACGACGAAAGCCCATCTCTAG GGCATCAGTCCGAGGACGACGGGTACATGAGTATGAATGGAAGAAAGGCGAAAATGGCACTTGTAGCACTGCGTCCGGTTCCGGACTGCCCTGAACCACAGGACAACGGGGAATCGTTCGTTTCCGAATTTCCTCCACCACCGGAGGAAGCTGAACGTCTCATATCGACTCTACTTCCGAT GGTTTCACCGAGTAACTCGGCAAAGAGGAACTCGCAGTCGTCTTCCCGGAAGAACGGAAGACAACAATGGATGGCTGCCATGGAAGATCACAAACGGCACGGACACGTTGCTACGACGCAAACTACTCTG CCAAAGACTCGTCACCAGCGGCCATACGGATGGGAAAACGGTATCGCGGAGCCGTTTCGTCTTGCGGAACCGCCGAGTCCGCCGAGTAAATTCGCTAGTCTTCCGTACGACGGAAAAGTGTCCTTCAACTGGATACCACCGCGGACGAATCCCGGGGCGATAGAAAAGCACCGGGAAGTGAGGCGTCGATCGTCGGAGGAGGTTCTGAACCAGCAGCTGACGAACAATCGGCACAACATCCACCACGGTAGTCAGGACAAGGACCGGGCGTCGATGTTGCGGAAACAACGACAAAACGAGATAGTGAAATCCAGCAGCGTCGAGGACAGACTTCTGATGAACCGGAACAGATCGGAAAGCGAGGCGAGACGCAGGAACAACTCGGACTCGAGCGAGGGAAGATTTTCGAGGAACTCGGAGTCCGAGAGATCCTCGATACCCAGATCAAGCTCCGTGAGCGTAGAGAGGTTCTCGGTCAGGGCGAATTGTGATTCCTCAGATTTTTCACGCGCCAATTCGACGTCCAACGAACGGTTTCACTCCGACTTCTCTATAGCCGTTGCCAGCGTAAGTTCGAACGATCACGCGTCCGTACCTACGTCGGATCCGTTTTCCATTAGGAATTTGGACTTCTCATTCTCCCTGCCAAGGGCCGAATCGGCCGGCGACGAGAGGTTCTCGGGACGGACATCGGACCGATGCTCGGATCAGGAGAGATACTCGGACATGTTCTCAACAAGGAACTCTGACTTCTCGACAAGGAATTCTACCGACTTTAGAACTCAGTCAGAGGAGGAACATTTCTCCGACGATTCGCTCGAGGAACTTTTACCACCGCCACCTCCGATCGGTAAGAGACACTCCATCGCGTGGGAGGTCTCACTCGAAGATGATCCTCTTTACGCTCCGGGGAGCACTAAGGTCGTTGGtagaagacgaagaaaaagcAGCGACGTCTCCA GCGTCGGATCCGCTTCTAAAATGCGTGATTTTGACGACTGGCCTGACCCACCGCTGTCAGCGACTGAGGATGATTTGGTATCACCGTATTCCGACTCTTCGACAAACGATCTCGATCAAATACGCCCGCAGGATCTTACCAAAAATGGTACTTACGTTATTAGACGAGGTCGTAAAAAGGAACGAAAACTCTTGCCCAAAACACCGACAAAAACGAAGAGTCTGTCATTTGATAACTGCGAGGAGGCTCGGCTTCCTGACGCAAAAAGATACTCCAGTACCTTCGACAACATCAAGAGTCTCCTTAAGG AAGGAAGACTGGAAGGACTGGACGAACCGCCGCCGGATTTCACACCGCCGTTACCCCCGGAATTAGTTAGGGTCGTCTCGTTGCCGGTGATAAATAACGAGTCGGGAAGTCGGGCACAATTGGAAATGACCGTAGAGGAGGAGGAGACGTCGTCCGATATATCGGACAAGGATAAATCGGAGATTAAGAAGAAATCGTTGGGCGTCGGTAATTTCGGTGGTGAAATCAGACCCGTTCTGGTTACCCTGGACGCGTTGGAAACAGATCAACGGTGCAACGGTCCGGCATCCGCGATATCGATGTCGAAAAGTATGGACGCGAAAATACCGGTGAATCTGCTTATTGAGGATCAGATAGTGAAGAAGGCGCTGAACGAGAATAGAAGACAGTTGGAAAAAGTTAGCGATGCTAtaaaggaaattgaaaatgttagGAACAGCGAGTCGTATGAAAAGAGGCGAAGAAACGCCGCCGCTTCTTCAGACACTAAATCTAATTCGAAGCGTAACAGCTACGAGAGTAGTAACGATGATAAGAAAGTCATCGACAATCCCTTCGATAATAGACCGAGGAAACAGAATAGTTCCGATTCCGAGACGTCGAAGACTAGCTCGTCGGAAGCTGCGGAGTTCGATCGTCGAAAAACAAATGGCAGCGATGTTTACAGTGCCGGAAGACGGATCAGGCAGAATGGTAACGATCAGAAACAAATCGAGAACGTGATAGACGCCATACTCGAGGATTCCAAGAATCCTGAATTTCAG GTCAGCGTCGAAGTTCTCGAATTTCCGCCGCTTCCTCCGTCTCCGGTCGAGGAAGCCGACGAGGAGAGCTCTGACGTGGGTGTCGGTGTCGGCGTCTCGGTGACAACCAAGTCCAGCAAAACTCTCGGAAACGgtagcagcagcaacagcagcaacaacaacatcaacaagGCCAAGAGCCACGGTACCAAAACGGTCGACTATCGACCCAGAGTTCCTCCTCATCGCGCCGCAATCGATGCTAAGGATGGCCACGTCTCGTCCCTTAATACCAGGTCAATGGACGCCGGATTCTCCAGAGGAAGACGCACTGCCGCCGGTAGCGGATCGAGGAGAGAG GTTCCTGTGGAGCGGAGAACTCTGCCCACCGATTTGCCGGGTCCGTCGAGGCGGAGACCCTTTGCAAAGTGGCATTCACCGTCCGCGGAACCGTCTTGTCCTTCCCCGAGTGCCGGAACGACGGTTTCCGGTATGCAGACGTCGTGCTCCCTCCCGGAAACTCCGGTTTTCGCCAGAGGCAGCGACATTCCTCGGACTCCGCAGCACGCCGGAAACCCTGGGCAACAAACGCGTCGTCAGCCCGGATGGTACGCCCCAACGACCGCGACTACTGG GTACAGGAGAAACAACGTTGGCCTCGAACAGGCCATAATCGGTACGGAGCTGCTGAGACTGGCCGGAGGACCGAACAGAGGTTGGTATCCTACGAGGAAGGGAAATCAGCCGCGACCCGCGTCCATCGAGCATCTCGAAAGGCTGAACAACCTCTACGACGCTCGTTTGCCGGGAGGTGGAGAACAGCAGAGGAAGCCTCTTACTCTGCCGACGAACATTACGCCAAATAAATACTTCGGCCAAA
- the LOC124298446 gene encoding uncharacterized protein LOC124298446 isoform X3 — MARAGTQRWRNPTSEGDDVQRSIELLDKVLSEYDENEAEGDGGAGSGGGNCGSSTEPSIGLTPDDESPSLGHQSEDDGYMSMNGRKAKMALVALRPVPDCPEPQDNGESFVSEFPPPPEEAERLISTLLPMVSPSNSAKRNSQSSSRKNGRQQWMAAMEDHKRHGHVATTQTTLPKTRHQRPYGWENGIAEPFRLAEPPSPPSKFASLPYDGKVSFNWIPPRTNPGAIEKHREVRRRSSEEVLNQQLTNNRHNIHHGSQDKDRASMLRKQRQNEIVKSSSVEDRLLMNRNRSESEARRRNNSDSSEGRFSRNSESERSSIPRSSSVSVERFSVRANCDSSDFSRANSTSNERFHSDFSIAVASVSSNDHASVPTSDPFSIRNLDFSFSLPRAESAGDERFSGRTSDRCSDQERYSDMFSTRNSDFSTRNSTDFRTQSEEEHFSDDSLEELLPPPPPIGKRHSIAWEVSLEDDPLYAPGSTKVVGRRRRKSSDVSSVGSASKMRDFDDWPDPPLSATEDDLVSPYSDSSTNDLDQIRPQDLTKNGTYVIRRGRKKERKLLPKTPTKTKSLSFDNCEEARLPDAKRYSSTFDNIKSLLKEGRLEGLDEPPPDFTPPLPPELVRVVSLPVINNESGSRAQLEMTVEEEETSSDISDKDKSEIKKKSLGVGNFGGEIRPVLVTLDALETDQRCNGPASAISMSKSMDAKIPVNLLIEDQIVKKALNENRRQLEKVSDAIKEIENVRNSESYEKRRRNAAASSDTKSNSKRNSYESSNDDKKVIDNPFDNRPRKQNSSDSETSKTSSSEAAEFDRRKTNGSDVYSAGRRIRQNGNDQKQIENVIDAILEDSKNPEFQVSVEVLEFPPLPPSPVEEADEESSDVGVGVGVSVTTKSSKTLGNGSSSNSSNNNINKAKSHGTKTVDYRPRVPPHRAAIDAKDGHVSSLNTRSMDAGFSRGRRTAAGSGSRREVPVERRTLPTDLPGPSRRRPFAKWHSPSAEPSCPSPSAGTTVSGMQTSCSLPETPVFARGSDIPRTPQHAGNPGQQTRRQPGWYAPTTATTGYRRNNVGLEQAIIGTELLRLAGGPNRGWYPTRKGNQPRPASIEHLERLNNLYDARLPGGGEQQRKPLTLPTNITPNKYFGQSKHSSASSTREALRRVTSLLIKKGGNSKDNKVAKDISPSGHYPVPGTNR; from the exons AGGTGACGATGTTCAACGGTCGATTGAACTGCTGGACAAGGTACTCTCAGAGTACGACGAGAACGAGGCCGAGGGCGACGGAGGCGCCGGGAGCGGTGGAGGAAATTGTGGAAGCAGCACAGAACCGAGTATCGGCCTCACACCAGACGACGAAAGCCCATCTCTAG GGCATCAGTCCGAGGACGACGGGTACATGAGTATGAATGGAAGAAAGGCGAAAATGGCACTTGTAGCACTGCGTCCGGTTCCGGACTGCCCTGAACCACAGGACAACGGGGAATCGTTCGTTTCCGAATTTCCTCCACCACCGGAGGAAGCTGAACGTCTCATATCGACTCTACTTCCGAT GGTTTCACCGAGTAACTCGGCAAAGAGGAACTCGCAGTCGTCTTCCCGGAAGAACGGAAGACAACAATGGATGGCTGCCATGGAAGATCACAAACGGCACGGACACGTTGCTACGACGCAAACTACTCTG CCAAAGACTCGTCACCAGCGGCCATACGGATGGGAAAACGGTATCGCGGAGCCGTTTCGTCTTGCGGAACCGCCGAGTCCGCCGAGTAAATTCGCTAGTCTTCCGTACGACGGAAAAGTGTCCTTCAACTGGATACCACCGCGGACGAATCCCGGGGCGATAGAAAAGCACCGGGAAGTGAGGCGTCGATCGTCGGAGGAGGTTCTGAACCAGCAGCTGACGAACAATCGGCACAACATCCACCACGGTAGTCAGGACAAGGACCGGGCGTCGATGTTGCGGAAACAACGACAAAACGAGATAGTGAAATCCAGCAGCGTCGAGGACAGACTTCTGATGAACCGGAACAGATCGGAAAGCGAGGCGAGACGCAGGAACAACTCGGACTCGAGCGAGGGAAGATTTTCGAGGAACTCGGAGTCCGAGAGATCCTCGATACCCAGATCAAGCTCCGTGAGCGTAGAGAGGTTCTCGGTCAGGGCGAATTGTGATTCCTCAGATTTTTCACGCGCCAATTCGACGTCCAACGAACGGTTTCACTCCGACTTCTCTATAGCCGTTGCCAGCGTAAGTTCGAACGATCACGCGTCCGTACCTACGTCGGATCCGTTTTCCATTAGGAATTTGGACTTCTCATTCTCCCTGCCAAGGGCCGAATCGGCCGGCGACGAGAGGTTCTCGGGACGGACATCGGACCGATGCTCGGATCAGGAGAGATACTCGGACATGTTCTCAACAAGGAACTCTGACTTCTCGACAAGGAATTCTACCGACTTTAGAACTCAGTCAGAGGAGGAACATTTCTCCGACGATTCGCTCGAGGAACTTTTACCACCGCCACCTCCGATCGGTAAGAGACACTCCATCGCGTGGGAGGTCTCACTCGAAGATGATCCTCTTTACGCTCCGGGGAGCACTAAGGTCGTTGGtagaagacgaagaaaaagcAGCGACGTCTCCA GCGTCGGATCCGCTTCTAAAATGCGTGATTTTGACGACTGGCCTGACCCACCGCTGTCAGCGACTGAGGATGATTTGGTATCACCGTATTCCGACTCTTCGACAAACGATCTCGATCAAATACGCCCGCAGGATCTTACCAAAAATGGTACTTACGTTATTAGACGAGGTCGTAAAAAGGAACGAAAACTCTTGCCCAAAACACCGACAAAAACGAAGAGTCTGTCATTTGATAACTGCGAGGAGGCTCGGCTTCCTGACGCAAAAAGATACTCCAGTACCTTCGACAACATCAAGAGTCTCCTTAAGG AAGGAAGACTGGAAGGACTGGACGAACCGCCGCCGGATTTCACACCGCCGTTACCCCCGGAATTAGTTAGGGTCGTCTCGTTGCCGGTGATAAATAACGAGTCGGGAAGTCGGGCACAATTGGAAATGACCGTAGAGGAGGAGGAGACGTCGTCCGATATATCGGACAAGGATAAATCGGAGATTAAGAAGAAATCGTTGGGCGTCGGTAATTTCGGTGGTGAAATCAGACCCGTTCTGGTTACCCTGGACGCGTTGGAAACAGATCAACGGTGCAACGGTCCGGCATCCGCGATATCGATGTCGAAAAGTATGGACGCGAAAATACCGGTGAATCTGCTTATTGAGGATCAGATAGTGAAGAAGGCGCTGAACGAGAATAGAAGACAGTTGGAAAAAGTTAGCGATGCTAtaaaggaaattgaaaatgttagGAACAGCGAGTCGTATGAAAAGAGGCGAAGAAACGCCGCCGCTTCTTCAGACACTAAATCTAATTCGAAGCGTAACAGCTACGAGAGTAGTAACGATGATAAGAAAGTCATCGACAATCCCTTCGATAATAGACCGAGGAAACAGAATAGTTCCGATTCCGAGACGTCGAAGACTAGCTCGTCGGAAGCTGCGGAGTTCGATCGTCGAAAAACAAATGGCAGCGATGTTTACAGTGCCGGAAGACGGATCAGGCAGAATGGTAACGATCAGAAACAAATCGAGAACGTGATAGACGCCATACTCGAGGATTCCAAGAATCCTGAATTTCAG GTCAGCGTCGAAGTTCTCGAATTTCCGCCGCTTCCTCCGTCTCCGGTCGAGGAAGCCGACGAGGAGAGCTCTGACGTGGGTGTCGGTGTCGGCGTCTCGGTGACAACCAAGTCCAGCAAAACTCTCGGAAACGgtagcagcagcaacagcagcaacaacaacatcaacaagGCCAAGAGCCACGGTACCAAAACGGTCGACTATCGACCCAGAGTTCCTCCTCATCGCGCCGCAATCGATGCTAAGGATGGCCACGTCTCGTCCCTTAATACCAGGTCAATGGACGCCGGATTCTCCAGAGGAAGACGCACTGCCGCCGGTAGCGGATCGAGGAGAGAG GTTCCTGTGGAGCGGAGAACTCTGCCCACCGATTTGCCGGGTCCGTCGAGGCGGAGACCCTTTGCAAAGTGGCATTCACCGTCCGCGGAACCGTCTTGTCCTTCCCCGAGTGCCGGAACGACGGTTTCCGGTATGCAGACGTCGTGCTCCCTCCCGGAAACTCCGGTTTTCGCCAGAGGCAGCGACATTCCTCGGACTCCGCAGCACGCCGGAAACCCTGGGCAACAAACGCGTCGTCAGCCCGGATGGTACGCCCCAACGACCGCGACTACTGG GTACAGGAGAAACAACGTTGGCCTCGAACAGGCCATAATCGGTACGGAGCTGCTGAGACTGGCCGGAGGACCGAACAGAGGTTGGTATCCTACGAGGAAGGGAAATCAGCCGCGACCCGCGTCCATCGAGCATCTCGAAAGGCTGAACAACCTCTACGACGCTCGTTTGCCGGGAGGTGGAGAACAGCAGAGGAAGCCTCTTACTCTGCCGACGAACATTACGCCAAATAAATACTTCGGCCAAAGTAAGCACAGCTCTGCCTCCAGCACCCGCGAAGCTTTACGGAGGGTCACTAGCTTGCTCATCAAGAAAG